The proteins below come from a single Zhouia spongiae genomic window:
- a CDS encoding GH92 family glycosyl hydrolase yields the protein MNLRYFYIVLLVFIGCKEQRTTKIKGFPNLINYVNTFIGTDGPGNTYPGATVPFGMVQLSPDIGIPGWDRIAGYFYQDSIISGFSHMHLTGTGAGDLYDILVMPTNSRFSKRIKENNFKPFSSFDHKKEYAAPGYYTVDLLDYGIKAELTATKRTGIHRYTFPEDELSQIHIDLGYALNWDRPTDTYIKVIDGHTIEGYRKSTGWAKDQRVYFVMEFSKDFSGYEIFNDSIKVSSPAQGTDTKIVLNYHTKKDEQIIVKTGVSSANMEGAYKSLEKEAPHFNFDEYKRQAQNLWENELQKIVIDTDDKDQKTVFYTMMYQSMLAPTLLSDHNDLYKGANDTVMKAEGFERFDTFSLWDTFRAAHPLYTIIQQEKVPHFIKSLLAHYKETGTLPVWSMQGNETNMMIGYHAVPVIVDAYFKGFDFDAELAYEACKTSAMVDERQIDQYKALGYVPVDEHHENWSVSKTVEYAYGDWCIAMFAKSLGKQDDYEYFSERSENWKNLYDQESTFFRPKDTKGEFISPFVPKDYSPYYCESNAWHYFWFVPQNIKGLIEVTGGNDRFTQKLDSMFTYEPAPEDKLPIFSTGMIGQYAHGNEPSHHVAYLYNHIGKPSETQKRVRQILESQYKNEPNGHCGNEDCGQMSSWYIFSSLGFYPVNPAQGVYSLGAPLFKSATIKLPNGRTFTVEARNLDKDHKYVKRITLNGTQLNRLYITHKEIINGGKLLFEMANEPNDDLFSTAELPLTNKIY from the coding sequence ATGAACCTAAGGTATTTTTACATTGTTCTATTAGTTTTTATTGGTTGTAAAGAACAACGGACAACCAAAATAAAAGGATTCCCCAACCTGATAAATTATGTAAATACCTTTATAGGCACCGATGGTCCCGGAAATACATATCCGGGTGCTACGGTGCCTTTTGGTATGGTGCAGTTAAGTCCGGATATAGGGATTCCCGGATGGGACCGCATTGCCGGATATTTTTATCAGGATTCCATCATTTCAGGCTTTTCTCATATGCATCTTACCGGTACCGGAGCTGGCGATTTGTACGATATTCTTGTAATGCCGACAAACAGCAGGTTTTCGAAAAGAATTAAGGAAAACAATTTTAAACCGTTTTCTTCTTTTGATCACAAGAAGGAGTATGCAGCTCCCGGCTACTATACTGTAGATCTTCTGGATTACGGTATAAAAGCTGAGCTGACGGCTACAAAAAGAACCGGAATTCACCGATATACTTTCCCTGAAGATGAATTAAGTCAGATTCACATCGATCTTGGTTATGCGCTTAACTGGGATCGCCCAACAGATACCTACATAAAAGTAATAGATGGTCATACTATTGAAGGCTATAGAAAATCAACCGGTTGGGCAAAAGACCAGCGGGTTTATTTCGTTATGGAATTTTCCAAAGATTTTTCCGGCTATGAAATTTTTAATGACAGTATTAAAGTTTCTTCACCAGCTCAGGGAACAGATACCAAAATTGTATTGAATTACCATACAAAAAAAGATGAACAAATTATAGTTAAAACAGGTGTGTCCTCCGCGAATATGGAAGGAGCCTATAAATCGCTCGAAAAAGAAGCGCCACATTTTAACTTTGATGAATATAAAAGACAAGCCCAAAACCTTTGGGAGAACGAATTGCAAAAAATAGTTATTGATACAGATGATAAAGATCAAAAAACGGTTTTTTATACGATGATGTATCAGTCCATGCTTGCACCCACCTTATTGAGTGACCATAACGACCTGTATAAAGGTGCCAATGATACAGTAATGAAAGCGGAGGGCTTTGAACGTTTTGATACTTTTTCACTTTGGGATACCTTCAGAGCGGCACATCCGCTATATACGATTATCCAACAGGAAAAAGTACCTCATTTTATAAAATCTTTATTGGCTCATTATAAAGAAACCGGAACGCTGCCGGTTTGGTCGATGCAAGGAAATGAAACTAATATGATGATAGGGTATCATGCGGTTCCGGTAATAGTGGATGCTTACTTTAAAGGTTTTGATTTTGACGCGGAGCTTGCCTATGAGGCTTGTAAGACAAGTGCAATGGTCGATGAAAGACAGATCGATCAGTATAAAGCATTAGGCTATGTACCCGTAGATGAGCACCATGAGAACTGGTCTGTATCCAAAACGGTTGAATACGCTTATGGGGACTGGTGTATAGCTATGTTTGCTAAAAGCCTTGGGAAGCAAGACGATTATGAATATTTTTCAGAAAGATCTGAAAACTGGAAAAACCTGTATGATCAGGAATCCACATTCTTTCGGCCTAAAGATACGAAGGGTGAATTTATATCCCCCTTTGTTCCTAAAGACTATTCTCCGTATTACTGTGAAAGTAATGCATGGCATTATTTCTGGTTTGTGCCTCAAAATATTAAAGGTCTAATAGAAGTGACTGGAGGAAATGATCGATTTACACAAAAATTGGACTCCATGTTTACTTATGAACCTGCCCCGGAAGACAAATTGCCGATCTTTAGTACAGGGATGATAGGCCAGTACGCACATGGAAATGAACCGAGTCACCATGTAGCTTATTTGTATAATCACATAGGTAAACCATCTGAAACTCAAAAAAGGGTAAGGCAGATATTAGAATCACAGTATAAAAATGAACCGAACGGTCATTGTGGGAATGAAGATTGCGGTCAAATGTCATCCTGGTATATTTTTAGTTCCTTAGGTTTCTATCCTGTCAATCCGGCTCAGGGAGTTTATAGTCTTGGGGCCCCTCTGTTTAAAAGTGCAACTATAAAATTACCAAATGGTAGAACTTTTACCGTGGAAGCAAGGAATTTAGATAAGGATCATAAATATGTTAAGCGTATTACGCTGAACGGAACACAATTAAACAGGCTGTATATCACCCATAAAGAAATTATAAACGGAGGCAAGTTGCTCTTCGAAATGGCAAATGAGCCGAATGATGATTTGTTTAGCACAGCAGAATTACCATTGACTAATAAAATATACTAA
- a CDS encoding glycoside hydrolase family 130 protein produces MSKFPWQDRPENCSDVLWRYSENPIIDRYAIPTSNSIFNSAVVPFEDGYAGVFRCDNKAVQMNIFAGFSKDGIHWDINHEPIQMKAGNTQMIDSDYKYDPRVTFIEDRYWVTWCNGYHGPTIGIAYTFDFKEFFQCENAFLPFNRNGVLFPKKINGKYAMLSRPSDNGHTPFGDIYISYSPDMKYWGEHRCVMKVTPFEDSAWQCTKIGAGPVPILTDEGWLLFYHGVINTCNGFRYAVGAAILDIHEPDKVKYRTQPYMLGPAEIYETVGDVPNVVFPCAALHSHEDDKLALYYGAADTVTAMAFGRISEIIDFIKENSL; encoded by the coding sequence ATGAGTAAATTTCCGTGGCAGGATAGACCTGAGAATTGTAGTGATGTGTTGTGGCGCTATAGCGAAAACCCGATTATTGACAGGTATGCCATACCGACATCTAATAGTATATTCAATAGTGCCGTAGTACCTTTCGAAGATGGATATGCCGGTGTGTTCAGATGTGATAATAAGGCTGTGCAAATGAATATTTTTGCAGGGTTCAGCAAAGATGGCATCCATTGGGATATTAACCATGAGCCGATTCAGATGAAAGCGGGTAATACCCAAATGATAGATTCTGATTATAAATACGATCCGAGGGTAACATTTATAGAAGACCGTTACTGGGTTACCTGGTGTAATGGATACCATGGTCCTACGATAGGTATAGCCTATACGTTCGATTTTAAAGAATTCTTTCAGTGTGAAAATGCATTTTTGCCTTTCAATAGGAACGGAGTGCTGTTTCCAAAAAAGATTAACGGCAAGTATGCCATGTTAAGCCGTCCGAGTGATAATGGACATACGCCTTTTGGGGATATATATATAAGCTATAGTCCGGATATGAAGTATTGGGGAGAACATCGATGTGTTATGAAGGTAACCCCCTTTGAAGACAGTGCATGGCAATGTACTAAAATCGGTGCCGGGCCTGTACCAATTTTAACCGATGAAGGCTGGTTGTTGTTTTATCACGGGGTAATCAATACCTGTAACGGATTTAGATATGCTGTGGGAGCAGCGATACTCGATATACATGAACCTGATAAAGTAAAATACAGGACACAGCCATATATGCTGGGACCTGCTGAGATATACGAAACGGTTGGAGATGTTCCGAACGTAGTGTTCCCTTGTGCAGCATTGCATTCTCATGAAGATGATAAGTTAGCCCTGTATTATGGTGCCGCAGATACCGTAACAGCAATGGCTTTTGGCCGCATAAGCGAAATAATAGATTTTATTAAAGAGAATAGCTTATAG
- a CDS encoding carbohydrate-binding family 9-like protein, with amino-acid sequence MARQKRNFTYLIKHSVFVLASGFVVTACAQSASKAPRSYVAHKTSESIQIDGKADENSWENASWSEDFIDIEGGKTPTYKTNMKMLWDDEYLYFFAEMKEPHVWGTLKQRDTVIFYNNDFEIFIDPDGDTHNYMEFEMNALNTIWDLYLVKPYREHAPVIDSWDIQGIKTAVHVDGTLNDAGDEDKGWSVEIAMPWKVLTEANTHGKVPADEFWRINFSRVNWDFELVNGRYERKKDAKGKYLPEYNWVWSPQGVINMHEPEHWGYVYFSSKEAGQKEIFTIPDDEAIKWQMYALYRKQKAFKNKNGKWAATMDELAQEPIKVKGKEIQPSIELHEQGWNIKVGSPFTNQVLIIKEDGDFLKIKN; translated from the coding sequence ATGGCACGACAAAAAAGAAATTTTACATATTTAATAAAGCATTCGGTGTTTGTGTTGGCAAGTGGTTTTGTAGTGACCGCTTGCGCCCAATCAGCCTCTAAAGCTCCCAGAAGTTATGTGGCTCATAAAACTTCAGAGTCGATTCAAATCGACGGGAAAGCAGATGAAAACTCATGGGAGAATGCTTCCTGGAGTGAAGACTTTATAGATATAGAAGGGGGTAAGACGCCAACATACAAGACAAACATGAAGATGCTTTGGGATGATGAATACCTGTATTTCTTTGCCGAAATGAAAGAGCCACACGTATGGGGAACTTTAAAACAACGGGATACGGTGATATTTTATAATAACGATTTTGAAATATTTATCGACCCCGATGGTGATACCCATAACTATATGGAATTTGAAATGAATGCCCTCAATACTATCTGGGATTTGTATTTGGTAAAACCATATCGCGAACATGCACCGGTAATCGACAGTTGGGATATTCAGGGCATTAAAACAGCAGTTCATGTAGATGGAACTCTTAACGATGCGGGTGATGAAGATAAGGGGTGGAGCGTTGAGATCGCAATGCCATGGAAAGTCTTGACAGAGGCCAATACACATGGAAAAGTGCCAGCCGATGAATTCTGGAGAATTAACTTTTCGAGAGTAAATTGGGATTTCGAATTGGTTAACGGACGTTACGAACGTAAAAAAGATGCCAAAGGGAAGTATCTTCCTGAATACAACTGGGTATGGTCTCCTCAGGGCGTTATTAATATGCACGAACCTGAGCATTGGGGGTATGTATATTTTTCTTCAAAGGAAGCCGGGCAAAAAGAAATATTTACAATCCCTGACGACGAGGCCATTAAATGGCAGATGTACGCTTTGTACAGAAAACAAAAAGCTTTCAAAAATAAAAATGGGAAATGGGCGGCTACTATGGATGAGTTGGCTCAGGAGCCGATAAAAGTAAAGGGGAAAGAGATTCAGCCTTCCATAGAATTGCATGAGCAGGGATGGAACATCAAAGTGGGGAGTCCATTTACGAATCAGGTTTTAATCATAAAGGAAGACGGAGATTTTTTAAAAATTAAAAATTGA
- a CDS encoding glycoside hydrolase family 18 protein has protein sequence MLQQSLINNVNKLIRSGVFFFVSLMLFACSDTKEEGAKDKNNPMKVIGYVAGYEDFDPAQVDATKLTHVNYAFANIVDGGVQFELETDVAKIASLIALKKNNPELKVLYSVGGWVWSNEFSHVAASEAARKKFANSCVQLMKKHGFDGVDLDWEYPGQRGEDNAFRPSDKENFALLLQTIREALTEQGEKDNVHYLLTIATGADQAYIDHTDLGKAQEYLDFINIMCYDFYHGWHYQTGHHANLYPSDKEKFGGNSAKEAVARHLKAGVPSNKLIMGIPFYGRQWEKVTPKNNGLYQSAMSTGGIVSYNDIVGKLASGNYKKLYDESAKAPYLWNEQDSIFISWETSKEIGMKAEFIKEHELGGAMFWEYSLDKNQELLNALFDSLYK, from the coding sequence ATGCTACAACAGAGCTTAATTAATAACGTAAACAAATTGATAAGATCGGGTGTCTTCTTTTTTGTTAGTCTGATGCTTTTTGCTTGTTCAGATACTAAAGAAGAGGGAGCGAAAGACAAAAACAACCCTATGAAGGTTATAGGTTATGTAGCGGGTTATGAAGATTTTGATCCGGCACAAGTTGATGCAACCAAATTAACCCATGTTAATTATGCATTTGCAAATATCGTCGATGGCGGCGTGCAATTCGAGCTGGAGACTGATGTTGCGAAAATTGCCAGCTTAATAGCCCTTAAAAAGAATAATCCCGAATTGAAAGTGCTTTATTCTGTTGGAGGCTGGGTGTGGTCTAATGAATTTTCACATGTAGCAGCTTCAGAAGCGGCTAGAAAAAAGTTTGCCAATAGTTGCGTGCAACTTATGAAAAAGCATGGTTTTGACGGGGTGGACCTGGATTGGGAGTATCCTGGTCAGCGAGGCGAGGATAATGCCTTTCGTCCATCAGACAAAGAAAACTTTGCCCTATTACTACAAACAATTCGTGAAGCTCTAACCGAGCAGGGAGAAAAAGACAATGTACATTACTTGTTGACTATTGCTACCGGTGCAGACCAGGCGTATATAGATCATACTGATTTAGGAAAGGCACAAGAATATCTCGATTTTATCAATATCATGTGTTACGATTTTTATCATGGGTGGCATTACCAAACCGGCCATCATGCCAACTTATACCCTTCAGATAAAGAAAAGTTTGGAGGTAATAGTGCTAAAGAAGCTGTTGCAAGACATTTGAAGGCAGGGGTTCCTTCTAATAAGTTAATTATGGGGATTCCTTTTTATGGCAGACAATGGGAAAAGGTGACACCAAAAAACAATGGTCTCTATCAATCAGCCATGTCAACGGGGGGTATTGTATCGTATAATGATATTGTGGGAAAACTGGCATCGGGTAACTATAAAAAGCTATATGATGAATCTGCAAAGGCCCCGTATCTGTGGAACGAGCAGGACAGTATTTTTATTTCCTGGGAAACATCGAAGGAAATCGGTATGAAAGCCGAGTTCATTAAGGAACACGAACTCGGAGGCGCTATGTTTTGGGAATATAGTCTGGATAAGAACCAGGAGTTGTTGAATGCGCTTTTTGACAGTCTGTATAAGTGA
- a CDS encoding putative glycoside hydrolase produces MRLLKSTFIIALVSLVSCVQNDKKSEARTEAAAVAEETGDNDFKYWTWITANSKRTDSSYTEEFKKYKNSGIDAVLINTNTDPELLSRLVPVAKKEGLEVHAWIMAMNRPGDTVALKHPDWYAVSRDGKSCHDTRPYVDYYQWMCPSRKESTGHVLSLVEGLSKVEGVASVHLDYIRLPDIFLPIGLLPKYNLKQEEELPEFDFCYCDVCVAEFEKVHHKNPRDFDNPAIDMEWKQFRLNKIKAVVDQAYEIAHDNGKILTAAVFPYPEMADHMVRQRWDKWNIDMVLPMIYNNFYNEEVDWIGYATGQGVKDLEGKGVELHTGVYVPTMSAEDVAQAIQLAKDNGAKGISFFDGPAITDEQLAAIKASKE; encoded by the coding sequence ATGCGTCTATTAAAATCGACATTTATAATTGCTTTGGTTTCTTTAGTTTCTTGTGTTCAGAATGACAAGAAATCAGAAGCCAGGACTGAGGCAGCAGCTGTTGCAGAAGAAACCGGGGACAATGACTTTAAGTATTGGACCTGGATAACAGCCAATTCAAAGAGAACAGATTCGTCATATACTGAAGAATTCAAAAAATATAAAAACAGTGGTATTGATGCCGTATTAATTAATACGAATACAGATCCTGAATTATTATCCCGTTTAGTTCCTGTGGCTAAAAAAGAAGGCCTGGAAGTTCATGCCTGGATTATGGCGATGAACAGACCTGGAGATACAGTTGCCTTAAAGCATCCTGATTGGTATGCAGTAAGCAGGGATGGTAAATCTTGTCACGATACCCGTCCTTATGTGGATTACTATCAGTGGATGTGCCCTTCCAGAAAAGAATCTACCGGGCACGTGTTGAGTTTGGTGGAAGGATTGTCTAAAGTAGAGGGTGTAGCCAGTGTGCATCTTGATTATATCCGTTTACCGGATATTTTCTTGCCGATCGGGCTATTGCCGAAGTATAACTTAAAACAAGAAGAGGAGTTGCCTGAATTTGATTTTTGTTATTGCGATGTATGTGTGGCCGAATTCGAAAAGGTTCACCATAAAAATCCAAGAGATTTTGACAATCCTGCTATTGATATGGAGTGGAAACAGTTTCGCTTGAACAAGATCAAGGCAGTAGTAGACCAGGCTTATGAAATTGCTCATGACAATGGTAAAATATTAACCGCAGCCGTTTTTCCTTACCCTGAAATGGCAGACCATATGGTACGTCAGCGTTGGGATAAATGGAACATCGATATGGTTTTACCAATGATCTATAATAACTTTTACAACGAAGAAGTAGATTGGATTGGTTATGCTACAGGACAAGGCGTTAAAGACCTTGAAGGAAAGGGAGTAGAGCTTCATACAGGGGTATATGTGCCGACCATGAGTGCTGAAGATGTTGCTCAGGCAATACAATTAGCTAAAGATAATGGCGCAAAAGGAATCTCTTTCTTTGACGGGCCGGCTATAACGGATGAGCAATTAGCAGCTATAAAAGCTTCAAAAGAATAA
- a CDS encoding N(4)-(beta-N-acetylglucosaminyl)-L-asparaginase → MINRRKFITNAALSTAAIGTLSACVDNGYPGAAKKETAAKKVKKPVIISTWNHGMPANEEAWKILEKGGTALDAVEAGVKTAEANPDEMSVGYGGLPDREGKVTLDACIMDHNSRSGSVAFLQGIMHPISVARKVMEETPHVMLVGEGAKQFALTQGFKTQNLLTEKAQKAYENWLENSEYKPVINIENHDTISSLALDEHGNLSGACTTSGAAWKMHGRVGDSPIIGAGLFLDNEVGGAAATGLGEAVIRTAGSAMVVELMRQGKSPAEACKEIVERIYNLHRNQPEFDYLQVGFIALNKNGEYGGYCLRKGFNYAVYDKEEGSRLIDAEFKI, encoded by the coding sequence ATGATAAACAGGAGAAAATTTATAACAAATGCAGCACTAAGCACTGCTGCCATCGGAACATTAAGCGCATGTGTTGATAATGGATACCCCGGTGCTGCAAAAAAAGAAACCGCTGCAAAAAAAGTAAAAAAACCGGTTATCATATCAACCTGGAATCATGGTATGCCTGCAAACGAAGAGGCATGGAAAATACTTGAAAAAGGAGGGACTGCATTAGATGCGGTTGAAGCAGGGGTTAAAACAGCCGAGGCCAATCCTGATGAGATGAGTGTCGGTTACGGAGGATTGCCCGACAGGGAAGGAAAAGTAACCTTAGATGCCTGTATTATGGATCATAATAGCCGGTCCGGGTCGGTAGCTTTCCTTCAGGGTATTATGCATCCGATTTCGGTGGCCCGTAAGGTGATGGAGGAAACACCTCATGTGATGCTGGTAGGTGAGGGAGCTAAGCAATTTGCATTAACACAGGGCTTTAAAACTCAAAACCTTCTTACGGAAAAAGCGCAGAAGGCCTATGAAAACTGGCTTGAAAATTCTGAGTACAAACCTGTAATCAATATAGAGAATCACGATACCATCAGTTCCTTGGCACTCGATGAACACGGTAACCTGTCAGGGGCATGTACTACCAGTGGTGCTGCATGGAAAATGCACGGACGGGTGGGAGATTCACCAATTATAGGAGCCGGATTGTTTTTAGATAATGAAGTTGGTGGTGCAGCTGCTACAGGACTGGGAGAGGCTGTGATCAGAACAGCAGGAAGTGCTATGGTAGTCGAATTGATGCGTCAGGGGAAATCACCGGCCGAAGCGTGTAAGGAGATTGTTGAGCGCATCTATAATTTGCATAGAAATCAACCTGAATTCGATTATCTGCAAGTCGGATTTATCGCTTTGAATAAAAATGGAGAGTATGGTGGTTATTGCCTTCGTAAAGGGTTCAATTATGCCGTTTATGACAAGGAAGAAGGTAGCCGATTAATAGATGCTGAATTTAAGATCTAA